In Juglans regia cultivar Chandler chromosome 13, Walnut 2.0, whole genome shotgun sequence, the following proteins share a genomic window:
- the LOC109013001 gene encoding uncharacterized protein LOC109013001: MVGEEQQQPEMAEELLQQLRSKATELLLREEWKEAVLAYSQFINLCQDQISVTRQHPDPDNLPKLHKSLCLALSNRAEARSRLREFAEALKDCDQALEIGSAHFKTLLCKGKILLNLNRYSMALDCFKTALLDPHASGNAESLNGYLEKCKRLEFLSRTGAFDLSDWVVNGYRGKSPELAEYIGPAQIRKSAISGRGLFATKNVDAGTLVFVTKAIATERGILPSEDSGENAQLVMWKNFIDRVTGSITKCPRTHNLVSTLSISEDEDGLQVPDTNLFRPEAEETSHSNEKLDMGRILNILDVNSLVEDAVSAKVLGKNSDYYGVGLWVLASFINHSCNPNARRLHVGDYVMVHASRDVKAGEEFTFGYYDALSPLGKRKEMSKTWGFQCNCKRCKFEEEMWGKQEIREIEMGLERGMDMGGAVYRLEEGMRRWVVRGMEKGYLRASFWSAYSETYGSEKSMKRWGRRIPTMDAVVDSVLEVVGSDERLVKVLLEGSKKTNGSADMERGLKLGRGVYGKAVKKQALRALLELGFH; this comes from the coding sequence ATGGTAGGAGAAGAACAGCAACAACCTGAAATGGCCGAAGAGCTACTGCAACAGCTCAGATCCAAAGCAACGGAGCTGCTACTCAGAGAAGAATGGAAAGAGGCCGTACTTGCCTATTCTCAGTTCATCAATCTCTGCCAAGACCAAATCTCAGTGACCCGACAGCACCCAGACCCAGATAACCTCCCCAAGCTCCACAAATCCCTCTGCTTAGCCCTTTCCAACCGAGCCGAAGCGCGGTCCAGGCTGCGAGAATTTGCCGAAGCTTTGAAAGATTGTGATCAAGCATTAGAAATTGGGAGTGCCCATTTCAAGACCCTGCTCTGCAAAGGTAAGATTCTGCTAAATCTGAATAGGTATTCAATGGCTTTGGACTGCTTCAAGACTGCTCTGCTCGATCCTCACGCAAGTGGAAACGCTGAAAGCCTTAATGGGTATTTGGAGAAGTGCAAAAGGCTCGAGTTTCTCTCTAGGACTGGAGCTTTTGATCTATCGGATTGGGTTGTCAATGGGTACCGAGGAAAGTCTCCGGAACTCGCTGAGTACATTGGTCCGGCGCAGATAAGGAAATCTGCTATTAGTGGACGTGGACTATTTGCAACAAAGAATGTCGATGCCGGGACTTTGGTGTTTGTCACCAAAGCAATTGCCACGGAGAGGGGTATTTTGCCTAGCGAAGATTCAGGCGAGAATGCCCAGTTGGTCATGtggaagaattttattgatagagTTACCGGCTCCATCACAAAGTGTCCTAGAACCCATAATTTGGTTAGTACATTGTCGATCAGCGAAGATGAGGACGGGCTACAGGTTCCGGATACAAATCTCTTTAGACCAGAGGCGGAGGAGACTAGTCATTCTAATGAGAAGCTTGATATGGGTAGGATTTTAAACATCTTGGACGTGAATTCTCTGGTTGAAGATGCGGTTTCAGCCAAAGTGTTGGGGAAGAATAGTGATTATTATGGTGTTGGACTATGGGTACTGGCTTCATTCATTAACCATTCATGTAATCCTAATGCAAGGCGTTTGCATGTGGGGGATTATGTGATGGTTCATGCCTCAAGAGATGTCAAGGCAGGTGAAGAGTTTACGTTTGGGTATTATGATGCGCTTTCGCCATTGGGCAAGCGCAAGGAAATGTCAAAGACATGGGGTTTTCAGTGCAATTGCAAGCGGTGCAAGTTTGAGGAGGAAATGTGGGGAAAACAAGAGATCAGAGAGATTGAAATGGGTCTTGAAAGAGGGATGGATATGGGTGGTGCAGTCTACAGGTTAGAGGAAGGTATGAGGAGATGGGTGGTGAGGGGGATGGAGAAGGGCTACTTGCGGGCATCCTTCTGGTCTGCATATTCTGAGACCTATGGTTCAGAAAAGTCCATGAAGCGGTGGGGAAGGCGGATTCCGACCATGGATGCGGTGGTGGATAGTGTCCTGGAAGTAGTCGGAAGTGATGAGAGGTTAGTGAAGGTGCTGCTTGAAGGATCGAAGAAAACTAATGGGTCGGCGGACATGGAGAGGGGTTTGAAGTTGGGAAGAGGAGTTTACGGAAAGGCGGTTAAGAAACAAGCATTAAGGGCTCTACTCGAGCTTGGCTTTCATTAG